A genomic region of Roseofilum casamattae BLCC-M143 contains the following coding sequences:
- the rnc gene encoding ribonuclease III — translation MPRAPQPLELPTLKDEELWLRALTHRSYINEHPHASGHNEQLEFLGDAILGFLVGELIYKRYGNSENITEAQMTRLRAKLVDETQLSELARELGVADLIRLGKGAMQTNAQENPSLLSDTFEAIIAAYYLDAGVVKVRQFVHRLFTEIADRLMSSVTEDSDATLIDSKGQFQQWALKHHQQIPVYKLIGESGADHDKVFVVEVWVNETKYGEGQGRRKKEAEKQAAESALHRVGERE, via the coding sequence ATGCCTCGCGCTCCTCAACCCCTCGAACTACCAACGCTCAAAGATGAAGAACTATGGCTGCGCGCGCTCACTCACCGCTCCTATATTAACGAGCATCCCCACGCTTCCGGACATAACGAACAATTAGAGTTTTTGGGAGATGCAATTTTAGGATTTTTAGTGGGCGAATTAATCTATAAACGCTATGGTAATTCCGAGAATATTACCGAAGCGCAGATGACTCGTTTGCGCGCGAAATTAGTTGATGAAACCCAGTTATCCGAACTTGCTCGCGAATTAGGAGTTGCCGATCTCATTCGCTTGGGAAAAGGAGCAATGCAAACCAATGCGCAAGAAAATCCATCTTTATTGAGCGATACATTTGAGGCCATTATTGCGGCATATTATTTAGATGCGGGAGTAGTTAAAGTCAGGCAATTTGTCCATCGTTTATTCACGGAAATTGCCGATCGCTTGATGTCTTCAGTCACAGAAGATTCCGACGCGACGTTAATTGATAGTAAAGGTCAGTTTCAACAATGGGCCCTCAAACACCATCAACAAATCCCAGTTTATAAATTAATCGGCGAGTCGGGAGCCGATCATGATAAAGTTTTTGTGGTTGAAGTTTGGGTGAATGAGACCAAGTATGGTGAAGGACAAGGTCGCCGGAAAAAGGAAGCGGAAAAGCAAGCAGCGGAGAGTGCTTTGCATCGGGTAGGAGAAAGAGAATAG
- a CDS encoding heavy metal translocating P-type ATPase: protein MEQAIFKLEGMSCAACASAVERLINRVSGVSECQVNFSLEEATVRYNPAETTIATIEAKVAGGGFHASLIPEEISATEYPEESDRNPANLALQKKVFFAAIASSFLVIGSLPMMTGLSIPFIPMWLHNVWVQFIFATPIQFWCGLQFYGNAWKALKQRTATMDTLIALGTSVAYGYSLVVSLFPSILGDRTSHIEVYYEASVVIITLVLVGRLLEERAKKQTSAAIYQLIGLQPKMACVLRNGAEEQISIERVKIGDIVLVRPGEKIPIDGEVIRGESTVDESMVTGESIGVQKGKGDEAIAATINQTGSLQIRTTRIGNNTLLAQIIQLVRDAQRSKAPIQRLADRITHWFVPTVMAIACLTLLLWITLTGNITLALLCAVGVLIIACPCALGLATPTSVMVGTGKGAEYGILIKGGESLELAHSLQTIVLDKTGTLTQGKPTVTDFITVRGTADELHLLQYAAAVERYSEHPLAEAVVRYGRSQELEILEAQEFQAVVGSGVTGTVARRQVRIGTRRWMEELGMDAGELQSRATELEALGKTVIWIAVDGTIAGIMGISDALKPSSAPVVSQLQRMGLEVVMLTGDNRFTAQSIAREVGITRVLAEVRPDRKAETIRQLQAEGKRVAMVGDGINDAPALAQADLGMAIGTGTDVAIAASDITLISGDLQGILTAIELSRATIGNIRQNLFFAFIYNSFGIAIATGIFFPIFGWLLNPVLAGAAMALSSVSVVTNALRLRHFHPKSI, encoded by the coding sequence ATGGAACAAGCAATATTTAAACTAGAAGGTATGAGCTGTGCCGCTTGCGCCAGCGCTGTCGAACGACTGATTAATCGCGTTTCTGGAGTGAGCGAGTGTCAGGTTAATTTTAGTTTAGAAGAAGCAACAGTACGCTACAATCCAGCAGAAACAACGATCGCAACAATTGAAGCTAAAGTCGCGGGTGGCGGCTTTCATGCTTCCTTGATTCCAGAGGAAATATCGGCGACAGAATATCCCGAGGAAAGCGATCGCAATCCAGCAAATCTAGCCTTACAGAAAAAAGTATTTTTTGCCGCGATCGCCAGTAGTTTCCTAGTCATCGGTTCACTGCCAATGATGACGGGTTTATCCATTCCTTTCATTCCCATGTGGCTGCATAATGTTTGGGTGCAATTTATCTTCGCAACTCCCATTCAATTTTGGTGCGGATTGCAGTTTTATGGGAATGCCTGGAAAGCTTTAAAACAAAGAACGGCAACCATGGATACCTTAATTGCGTTGGGAACTAGCGTGGCTTATGGCTATTCTTTAGTTGTTTCGCTCTTTCCCAGTATTTTAGGCGATCGCACCTCCCATATTGAAGTTTATTACGAAGCTTCCGTTGTCATTATCACCTTGGTTCTCGTCGGACGACTATTAGAAGAACGAGCGAAAAAACAAACCTCAGCCGCCATTTATCAATTAATAGGATTGCAACCAAAAATGGCTTGCGTTCTGCGCAATGGAGCAGAAGAGCAGATTTCCATCGAACGAGTCAAAATCGGAGATATTGTCTTAGTTCGTCCCGGTGAAAAAATTCCCATCGACGGGGAAGTGATTCGAGGAGAATCTACCGTGGATGAATCTATGGTAACCGGGGAAAGTATTGGAGTGCAGAAAGGAAAAGGAGATGAGGCGATCGCCGCTACAATAAATCAAACCGGTTCCTTGCAGATTCGTACCACTCGCATTGGCAACAATACGCTTTTAGCCCAAATTATTCAACTGGTGCGGGATGCACAACGCTCGAAAGCACCGATCCAACGATTAGCCGATCGCATTACTCATTGGTTTGTCCCAACAGTGATGGCGATCGCATGTTTAACTCTGCTACTCTGGATAACCCTCACCGGAAACATCACCCTCGCCTTACTCTGCGCCGTCGGAGTCCTGATTATTGCCTGTCCTTGCGCCTTGGGGTTAGCAACTCCCACCTCCGTCATGGTAGGGACGGGGAAAGGCGCGGAATACGGCATTTTGATTAAAGGGGGCGAAAGTCTGGAACTGGCTCATTCCTTGCAAACCATTGTTCTGGATAAAACCGGTACTCTCACTCAAGGCAAACCCACCGTCACCGATTTTATTACCGTTCGCGGAACTGCCGACGAGTTGCACCTATTGCAATATGCTGCTGCTGTGGAGCGCTATTCCGAACATCCCCTCGCCGAGGCAGTGGTGCGCTACGGGCGATCGCAAGAACTTGAAATCTTGGAAGCGCAAGAGTTTCAGGCAGTTGTGGGTAGCGGCGTTACCGGAACCGTCGCTCGTCGTCAAGTCCGCATCGGCACTCGTCGCTGGATGGAAGAGTTGGGGATGGACGCTGGAGAGTTGCAATCTCGCGCTACGGAGTTAGAAGCTTTGGGAAAAACCGTGATTTGGATCGCAGTTGATGGCACAATTGCGGGCATTATGGGAATCTCCGATGCCTTAAAACCTTCCTCCGCGCCAGTAGTTTCGCAATTGCAACGGATGGGTTTGGAGGTAGTCATGCTCACCGGCGATAACCGGTTTACGGCTCAATCTATTGCCCGAGAAGTGGGTATTACTAGGGTGTTGGCAGAGGTACGTCCCGATCGCAAAGCGGAGACCATTCGGCAACTGCAAGCAGAAGGAAAGCGAGTGGCCATGGTGGGAGACGGGATTAATGATGCTCCCGCACTGGCACAAGCCGATTTGGGAATGGCCATTGGAACGGGAACGGATGTGGCGATCGCCGCCAGCGATATTACCCTGATCTCCGGCGATCTGCAAGGCATTCTGACTGCGATCGAACTCTCCCGCGCCACCATCGGAAATATTCGGCAAAATCTGTTCTTTGCGTTTATTTATAATAGTTTCGGAATTGCGATCGCCACCGGTATTTTCTTCCCAATTTTTGGCTGGTTGCTCAATCCCGTTCTTGCCGGTGCTGCCATGGCATTGAGTTCGGTTTCCGTGGTGACGAATGCTCTGCGGTTGCGCCACTTTCACCCAAAATCAATCTAA
- a CDS encoding DUF411 domain-containing protein: MKENFSLHRKKIAIAGISLAVILTATYGLTNRNAPDPVAAEIAPVSVATVSDSQLKMTIYRTPTCGCCEGWMQHMEEQNFEVSDRILSNDEIDSIREQHNLPKSLSSCHTAVINGYLVEGHVPAADVKQLIAQKPDIAGIAVPGMPIGTPGMEIGDRKESFEVLGFTSEGKISTFNSYTY; this comes from the coding sequence ATGAAGGAAAACTTTAGCTTACACCGAAAAAAAATAGCGATCGCCGGTATTAGTCTTGCCGTTATCTTAACCGCTACCTATGGGTTGACAAACCGTAACGCTCCCGATCCAGTCGCAGCAGAGATCGCCCCGGTTTCCGTCGCCACTGTTAGCGATAGTCAGTTAAAAATGACGATCTATCGCACCCCAACCTGTGGCTGTTGTGAAGGATGGATGCAGCACATGGAAGAGCAGAATTTTGAAGTAAGCGATCGCATTCTTTCCAACGACGAAATCGACAGTATTCGCGAGCAACATAACTTACCCAAATCTCTTTCCTCTTGCCATACTGCTGTCATTAATGGCTACTTAGTAGAAGGACACGTTCCCGCTGCTGATGTGAAACAATTAATTGCGCAAAAGCCCGATATCGCTGGCATTGCCGTACCGGGAATGCCTATTGGAACTCCAGGTATGGAAATAGGCGATCGCAAGGAATCTTTCGAGGTTTTAGGATTTACGTCTGAGGGGAAAATTTCTACGTTTAATTCCTACACCTATTAG
- the ileS gene encoding isoleucine--tRNA ligase, producing MTAEQDYKTTVNLPKTSFEMRANSTQKEPELQAFWRDRQIYEKLSQENPGELFVLHDGPPYANGSLHMGHALNKILKDIINKYKLLQGHKVRYVPGWDCHGLPIELKVLQAMKSEERKKLTPITLRQKAAEFAQQTVEEQREGFKRYGIWGDWDRPYMTLEPEYEAAQIEVFGQMALKGYIYRGLKAVHWSPSSRTALAEAELEYPEGHTSDSIYAAFRIAHINDEAFPALGEYRADLGVAIWTTTPWTIPANLAVAVNPDLTYAVVDTGRKKTAKKKASKGFAGGSDRAESSSPKGVLPKYLLVAEEAIARLNDVWNTTLTLKAKIKGRDLEHCTYKHPLFNRESPIVIGGDYVTTESGTGLVHTAPGHGQEDFIVGQRYGLPVLSPVNEAGCFTKLAGRFEGLNVLKDANPAIIEALTEAGSLLKQEPYTHKYPYDWRTKKPTIFRATEQWFASVDKFRDEAMAAIAEVEWIPGTGENRISAMVSERSDWCISRQRSWGVPIPVFYDEETREPLLTEETIAHVKGIIAEHGSDAWWTMPVEELLPESYRNNGKTYRKGQDTMDVWFDSGSSWSGVANAREELKYPVDLYLEGSDQHRGWFQSSLLTSVATNGVAPYKTVLTHGFALDEQGRKMSKSLGNVVDPRDIINGGNNKKQDPAYGADVLRLWVSSVDYSSDVPIGKTILRQLSDVYRKIRNTSRFLLGNLYDFVPDRDRIPYEELPELDRYMLHRMGEVFAEITDAFENYQFFRFFQTVQNFCVVDLSNFYLDIAKDRLYISSENGKRRRSCQTVLSIAVENLARAIAPVLSHMAEDIWQNLPYDTPHESVFQAGWITTEPYWHNPPLAEKWTKLRQIRTEVNKVLESARTAKAIGSALEAKVLLYVGDRETRDILEQFNPALSVALKSEKPEMEERKVEEVEGNAPSAPKSESSPATPGSFAELLAVPQQWLQRGQVLVKDYPRAFLTLSTLLGGAVTLNVAWTTSQSMLRLPILSLLLELVGVGYAAWFVAKRLVPAAERSVVLKQANTWFCEFIGEDTVLASETAEPSVESAPAPSKPVSAPPATGGVGNGVDELRYLLITSQVELVDSPKALEGIEYSSSSDGLGVAVVAADGEKCDRCWNYSTHVGTSSNHPTLCERCVSALDGEF from the coding sequence GTGACAGCAGAACAAGACTATAAAACCACCGTAAATTTGCCCAAAACCAGCTTTGAGATGCGGGCAAACTCGACGCAGAAAGAACCGGAACTGCAAGCCTTTTGGCGCGATCGCCAAATCTACGAAAAACTCTCGCAAGAGAATCCGGGAGAGCTTTTCGTCCTGCACGACGGGCCGCCTTATGCCAATGGTTCGCTGCATATGGGTCATGCTTTAAACAAAATTCTGAAAGATATTATTAATAAGTATAAATTACTGCAAGGGCACAAGGTTCGTTACGTGCCGGGTTGGGACTGTCATGGGTTGCCAATTGAGTTGAAAGTGTTGCAAGCGATGAAGTCTGAGGAGCGGAAAAAGCTGACTCCGATTACGTTGCGGCAAAAGGCGGCCGAGTTTGCGCAGCAGACAGTTGAGGAACAGCGAGAGGGATTTAAGCGCTACGGAATTTGGGGGGATTGGGACCGGCCGTATATGACTCTCGAGCCGGAATACGAAGCGGCGCAAATTGAAGTGTTCGGCCAAATGGCGCTGAAGGGGTATATTTACCGAGGACTGAAGGCCGTACACTGGAGTCCGAGTTCGCGCACGGCTTTGGCAGAAGCGGAATTGGAGTATCCGGAAGGTCATACTTCGGATAGTATTTATGCGGCGTTTCGCATAGCGCACATTAACGATGAGGCGTTTCCAGCTCTGGGAGAGTATCGGGCCGATTTGGGGGTAGCAATTTGGACGACAACTCCTTGGACAATTCCGGCGAACCTTGCCGTTGCGGTTAATCCGGATTTGACCTATGCGGTGGTAGATACGGGACGGAAAAAGACAGCGAAGAAGAAGGCAAGCAAAGGATTTGCTGGAGGTTCCGATCGCGCTGAGAGTAGTAGTCCCAAAGGAGTGCTGCCGAAATATTTGTTGGTGGCAGAAGAGGCGATCGCGCGCCTGAATGATGTATGGAACACGACATTGACGTTGAAGGCGAAGATTAAGGGACGGGATTTAGAACACTGCACGTACAAGCATCCTTTATTTAACCGCGAAAGTCCGATTGTCATTGGTGGGGATTACGTGACGACGGAGTCGGGAACCGGTTTGGTACATACGGCTCCCGGTCACGGACAAGAAGATTTTATTGTCGGACAGCGCTATGGGTTGCCCGTATTATCACCGGTAAATGAAGCAGGTTGTTTTACCAAGCTTGCCGGACGATTTGAAGGATTGAACGTGCTCAAAGATGCGAATCCGGCAATTATTGAGGCACTGACGGAAGCGGGTTCGTTGTTAAAACAAGAACCGTATACACACAAATATCCTTATGATTGGCGGACGAAGAAACCGACGATTTTCCGAGCGACGGAACAGTGGTTTGCGTCGGTGGATAAGTTCCGCGACGAAGCCATGGCAGCGATCGCAGAGGTAGAGTGGATTCCAGGAACGGGAGAAAACCGGATCTCGGCTATGGTTTCGGAGCGCTCGGACTGGTGCATTTCTCGTCAGCGGAGTTGGGGCGTGCCCATTCCGGTATTCTATGATGAGGAAACTCGCGAGCCGTTGCTGACGGAAGAAACCATCGCCCACGTAAAAGGAATTATTGCCGAGCATGGTTCGGATGCTTGGTGGACGATGCCCGTAGAGGAGTTGCTGCCGGAGTCTTATCGGAATAATGGCAAAACCTATCGCAAGGGTCAGGATACCATGGATGTCTGGTTTGACTCGGGGTCGTCTTGGTCGGGAGTGGCTAACGCGCGGGAAGAGCTGAAGTATCCAGTAGACCTGTATTTGGAAGGTTCCGATCAGCATCGGGGATGGTTCCAGTCCAGCTTGCTGACGAGCGTGGCAACTAATGGAGTTGCGCCGTATAAAACCGTACTGACTCATGGGTTTGCTTTGGACGAGCAAGGACGGAAAATGAGTAAGTCTCTGGGTAATGTGGTCGATCCGCGCGATATTATTAATGGCGGTAACAATAAGAAGCAAGATCCGGCTTATGGCGCTGACGTGCTCAGGTTATGGGTTTCGTCGGTGGATTATTCTTCGGACGTACCCATTGGAAAGACAATTCTCAGACAGTTATCGGATGTCTATCGGAAGATTCGCAATACTTCTCGGTTCTTACTGGGGAATTTGTATGATTTTGTGCCCGATCGCGATCGCATTCCTTACGAAGAGTTGCCCGAGTTAGACCGATACATGTTGCATCGCATGGGCGAGGTGTTTGCTGAAATTACGGATGCCTTTGAGAATTATCAGTTTTTCCGCTTCTTCCAAACGGTGCAAAATTTCTGCGTGGTGGACTTATCCAATTTCTATTTAGATATTGCCAAAGATCGGTTGTATATCAGTAGCGAGAACGGCAAACGGCGGCGCAGTTGCCAGACAGTGCTGAGTATTGCCGTAGAAAACTTGGCTCGCGCGATCGCACCCGTCCTCTCCCATATGGCGGAAGATATCTGGCAAAACCTTCCCTACGATACTCCTCACGAGTCCGTATTCCAAGCGGGATGGATTACCACAGAACCCTATTGGCATAATCCTCCCCTGGCAGAAAAATGGACGAAACTGCGCCAAATTCGCACGGAGGTGAATAAGGTCTTAGAATCGGCGAGAACGGCAAAAGCGATCGGTTCTGCTTTGGAAGCGAAAGTCTTGCTTTATGTTGGCGATCGCGAGACTCGCGATATCTTAGAACAGTTTAATCCCGCTCTTTCGGTTGCCTTGAAGAGCGAGAAACCGGAAATGGAAGAGAGAAAGGTTGAAGAGGTTGAAGGGAACGCTCCCTCTGCTCCCAAGTCAGAGTCCTCTCCGGCAACTCCCGGATCGTTTGCCGAGTTATTAGCCGTCCCGCAGCAATGGTTGCAACGGGGACAAGTTTTGGTGAAAGACTATCCGCGCGCGTTCTTGACTCTATCAACGCTTCTCGGTGGAGCGGTGACATTAAACGTTGCTTGGACAACATCCCAGTCCATGCTCAGACTTCCCATACTTTCCCTGTTGCTCGAATTAGTCGGAGTTGGCTATGCAGCATGGTTTGTCGCAAAACGACTGGTTCCCGCTGCCGAGCGTTCTGTGGTACTTAAGCAAGCTAATACTTGGTTCTGCGAGTTTATTGGCGAGGATACAGTTCTTGCTTCAGAGACGGCCGAGCCTTCTGTAGAAAGCGCTCCAGCTCCCTCGAAACCCGTATCTGCACCACCAGCAACAGGGGGTGTGGGTAATGGAGTCGATGAGTTGCGCTATCTGTTGATTACCTCGCAGGTGGAACTGGTGGATAGCCCGAAAGCGCTGGAAGGCATCGAGTACAGCAGCAGTTCCGATGGCTTAGGAGTTGCTGTGGTGGCTGCGGATGGAGAAAAATGCGATCGCTGTTGGAATTATTCCACCCACGTCGGCACCAGTAGCAACCATCCCACTCTCTGCGAGCGTTGCGTTTCTGCGCTAGATGGCGAGTTCTAA
- a CDS encoding multicopper oxidase family protein produces MGFNRRQLLVIGMASLGTTWASHRVFRPRMFSSEKNESSAPVYRSQDGRLEVALTASDRRIRLGNKSARLMTYNQQLPGPRLEVKPGDRVRIHFTNYLNEATNLHYHGLHIPISGNGDNVFLQIRENETFTYDFQIPSNHRAGLFWYHPHHHGLVAKQLFAGLAGLFVVRGELDRIPEIKDADEQFLVLQDFGLDEKGNRLDDRDLSIMTGREGNAIAVNGLQNPTLTIPAGKLLRLRILNASPSRFYRLALEEHSFHLIATDGGALSKPIACEEILLSPGERADVLVQGNREPGQYRLLNLPYERIRMGMMGSGDRNSSSVLATVSYATSSHPLLPQQLIPIEPLPEPKFTRQFILNHGMSSSRGMSFLINRQSYDPERIDTAVKLDTVEDWELQNTGIMDHPFHVHGNSFQILSRNGISEPYLSWKDVVLVKPGETVKIRLKFRDFTGKAVYHCHVLDHEDLGMMGNLQIGA; encoded by the coding sequence ATGGGCTTCAATCGCCGCCAACTTTTAGTTATTGGAATGGCAAGCTTGGGAACCACTTGGGCAAGCCATCGAGTTTTTCGTCCTCGTATGTTCTCTAGCGAAAAAAATGAGAGCAGCGCTCCAGTGTATCGCAGCCAAGACGGAAGATTAGAAGTGGCACTCACAGCGAGCGATCGCCGAATTCGACTCGGCAATAAATCTGCCCGGTTAATGACCTATAATCAACAGCTTCCCGGTCCTCGTTTAGAAGTGAAACCTGGCGATCGAGTTCGGATTCACTTCACTAATTATCTCAACGAAGCCACGAATCTTCATTACCATGGGTTGCATATTCCTATTTCTGGAAATGGAGATAACGTCTTTCTCCAAATTCGGGAAAATGAAACATTCACTTACGATTTTCAGATTCCCAGCAACCATCGTGCTGGATTATTTTGGTATCATCCCCATCATCATGGCTTAGTTGCGAAACAACTCTTTGCTGGACTTGCCGGACTGTTTGTCGTGCGCGGAGAACTCGATCGCATTCCCGAAATAAAAGACGCTGACGAACAGTTTTTAGTCTTACAAGATTTTGGATTAGATGAAAAAGGAAATCGATTAGACGATCGCGATCTTTCGATAATGACCGGACGAGAAGGAAATGCGATCGCAGTTAACGGACTGCAAAATCCTACCTTAACCATTCCTGCGGGTAAACTATTGCGTTTGCGAATTTTGAATGCTTCTCCCTCGCGCTTTTATCGCTTGGCACTAGAAGAGCATTCCTTTCATCTCATCGCAACAGATGGAGGAGCGTTATCGAAACCCATCGCTTGCGAAGAGATCTTACTGTCTCCAGGAGAACGAGCCGATGTTTTAGTGCAAGGAAATCGAGAACCGGGACAATATCGCCTGTTGAATTTACCCTACGAACGAATTAGAATGGGCATGATGGGAAGTGGCGATCGCAACTCGTCTTCAGTTCTGGCAACAGTTAGTTATGCCACCTCCAGCCATCCTCTTTTGCCTCAGCAACTTATTCCCATCGAACCATTACCCGAACCTAAATTTACTCGCCAGTTTATCCTCAATCATGGCATGAGTTCCTCGCGAGGAATGTCTTTTCTAATTAACCGTCAATCCTACGATCCAGAACGTATCGATACTGCCGTGAAATTAGATACCGTTGAAGATTGGGAGTTGCAGAATACCGGAATTATGGATCATCCCTTTCACGTTCATGGAAATTCGTTTCAAATCTTAAGCCGAAACGGCATATCCGAACCTTATTTATCTTGGAAAGATGTGGTCTTAGTCAAACCTGGAGAAACAGTAAAGATTCGCCTGAAATTTCGTGATTTTACCGGAAAAGCCGTCTATCATTGCCATGTTTTAGACCATGAAGATTTAGGCATGATGGGCAATTTACAAATTGGGGCTTGA
- a CDS encoding pantothenate kinase, giving the protein MWLALVMGNSRFHWGLCDRRSLLYRWDTPHLSPSEIDRIASDWDKGTVPEFLLQELALNHHLSTVTLATLPLVLSSVVPALTPLWTKYSQTRILTLADLPLNNTYLTLGIDRALAVVGAGEHWGWPVLVIDGGTALTLTGADRDRNLVGGAILPGLGLQIRALASQTGALPQISLSQPLPPRWSQNTEDAIASGIWYVLLSGLQDFIQNWHESYPDSAIIFTGGDGEILHERVQQAYPQLSSYLHCDRDLVFRGYLALHDLEII; this is encoded by the coding sequence GTGTGGTTAGCATTAGTGATGGGAAATTCTCGGTTTCACTGGGGATTGTGCGATCGCCGCTCCCTCCTCTATCGTTGGGATACTCCCCATCTATCCCCATCTGAAATCGATCGCATTGCTTCAGACTGGGATAAGGGAACGGTTCCAGAGTTTCTCTTACAAGAACTAGCCTTAAATCATCATCTTTCTACAGTAACTTTAGCAACTCTTCCTCTCGTTCTTTCCTCCGTCGTTCCCGCACTCACACCACTCTGGACGAAGTATTCCCAGACTCGTATCCTGACACTTGCCGATCTTCCTTTAAACAATACTTATCTCACTCTAGGTATCGATCGCGCTCTAGCTGTCGTCGGTGCTGGAGAGCATTGGGGATGGCCGGTTTTGGTTATCGATGGGGGAACCGCACTGACGCTGACTGGCGCCGATCGCGATCGCAACTTAGTAGGTGGAGCCATTTTACCCGGTTTAGGGCTGCAAATTCGCGCTCTAGCAAGTCAAACCGGCGCTTTACCTCAAATTAGTCTCTCGCAGCCTCTGCCGCCGCGCTGGAGCCAAAATACGGAAGATGCGATCGCCAGCGGAATTTGGTACGTTTTGTTATCCGGTCTCCAGGACTTTATCCAAAATTGGCACGAGAGCTATCCCGATTCTGCCATTATTTTTACCGGAGGCGATGGGGAAATCTTGCACGAGAGAGTCCAACAGGCTTATCCTCAACTGAGTTCTTATCTGCACTGCGATCGCGATCTCGTCTTTCGCGGCTATTTGGCCCTACATGACTTAGAAATAATTTAA